From one Mycobacterium colombiense CECT 3035 genomic stretch:
- a CDS encoding NINE protein — MSTPPNPPENPPGEPPWGWQPPGYGSQPNPYTPPPVPGYPPPQAYPGNVGYPGYPGYVDPHAPYGRDPVTGLPLSDKSATTAGLLQLFLGLFGIGRFYIDSTQIAVAQLCLGLFGVLFSLFCFLGFPVLLGGIVWAIVDAILIFTGSVKDKDGRKLR, encoded by the coding sequence ATGTCGACGCCGCCCAACCCGCCCGAAAACCCGCCCGGCGAGCCACCCTGGGGATGGCAGCCACCCGGCTACGGATCGCAGCCGAATCCCTACACTCCACCGCCAGTGCCGGGATATCCGCCTCCGCAGGCGTATCCCGGGAACGTCGGCTATCCGGGATATCCGGGATACGTTGACCCGCATGCACCCTACGGCCGCGATCCGGTTACCGGGCTGCCACTGTCGGACAAGTCCGCCACCACCGCCGGCCTGCTGCAGCTGTTTCTCGGCTTGTTCGGTATCGGCCGCTTCTACATCGACTCGACCCAGATCGCGGTGGCACAGCTGTGCCTTGGTCTGTTCGGAGTTCTCTTCAGCCTGTTCTGTTTTCTGGGTTTTCCGGTCCTGCTCGGCGGCATAGTCTGGGCGATCGTCGACGCGATCTTGATCTTCACCGGCAGCGTCAAAGACAAGGACGGCCGCAAGCTGCGTTAG
- a CDS encoding VOC family protein, whose amino-acid sequence MTAFALRPEDFYHTGIIVPDLDAAMARLTALAGYRWITPVSYTLPFRTTSGSQEVTSTFVYSLQSPHVELIKEVPGTAWAAAPGNAIHHLGFWTDDLAESAKRLEDNGFAFEATADTDGPNLALFAYYVDAAGTRIEIVDRALFPDFPAFLQAAAGPEAS is encoded by the coding sequence ATGACGGCATTCGCGCTACGGCCCGAGGACTTCTATCACACCGGCATCATCGTGCCCGACCTCGACGCGGCCATGGCAAGACTGACCGCGCTGGCCGGCTACCGCTGGATCACCCCGGTGAGCTACACGTTGCCGTTTCGCACGACGAGCGGAAGCCAAGAAGTGACTTCGACTTTCGTCTATTCGCTGCAGTCGCCGCACGTCGAGTTGATCAAGGAGGTGCCGGGGACGGCCTGGGCCGCCGCCCCCGGCAACGCGATTCACCATCTCGGCTTCTGGACGGACGACTTGGCCGAGAGCGCGAAGAGGTTGGAAGACAACGGCTTTGCCTTCGAAGCTACCGCCGACACCGATGGGCCGAATCTGGCGCTCTTCGCTTACTACGTCGACGCGGCGGGGACCCGCATCGAGATCGTCGACCGTGCGCTGTTCCCGGACTTTCCCGCCTTCCTGCAGGCGGCGGCCGGGCCGGAAGCGTCGTGA
- a CDS encoding MBL fold metallo-hydrolase, with translation MPEPVYRSRPGADAMRPACAEQAEEIAPGLWCSPGLSNSYLLTTTEGRVIVNTGMGFEGPVHRANFDAVDSAPVRYIIFTQGHVDHVGGLDSVRDPGTTVVAQANWKAWRDDNDRLIPYRANRSAFAFKDTLASGIQAIQRRLGTTRLAGQSVPVVDIDFEDTLRLEVGGRLMELISVPGGETTDSLVIWLPEERICLCGNTFGPLIGHIPNLVTMRGERYRDALTAIASVERVRDLQADLLVTGHFEPIRGAERINAELTRLRDAIRYVHDQTVVGMNAGKDVRTLMREITLPAECEVGQGYGKVAWDVRAVWENYSGWFHHESTTELYPIGFDSVAADVVELAGADALVERARAHLAADRALQAIHLAELVPADHPGARDVLREAHEKLLAGSTNFWESAWLRDQIARNT, from the coding sequence ATGCCCGAACCGGTCTATCGGAGCAGGCCGGGCGCCGACGCGATGCGGCCGGCGTGCGCCGAGCAGGCCGAAGAGATCGCTCCGGGATTATGGTGCTCGCCCGGCTTGTCCAACTCGTATCTGCTCACCACGACCGAGGGCCGGGTGATCGTCAACACCGGCATGGGCTTCGAAGGGCCGGTGCATCGCGCCAACTTCGATGCCGTGGACTCCGCGCCGGTGCGCTACATCATCTTCACCCAGGGGCACGTGGATCATGTCGGCGGCCTGGACAGCGTGCGGGATCCCGGCACCACCGTTGTCGCGCAGGCGAATTGGAAGGCCTGGCGTGACGACAACGACCGGCTGATCCCGTACCGGGCCAACCGCAGCGCCTTCGCGTTCAAGGACACCCTGGCCAGTGGCATCCAGGCCATCCAGCGGCGCCTGGGCACCACGCGGCTGGCCGGCCAAAGCGTGCCGGTCGTCGACATCGACTTCGAGGACACGCTTCGCCTGGAGGTCGGGGGCCGGCTCATGGAACTGATCTCGGTACCCGGCGGGGAGACCACCGATTCCTTGGTGATCTGGCTGCCCGAGGAACGAATCTGTCTGTGCGGAAACACGTTCGGGCCACTGATCGGGCACATTCCCAATCTCGTGACCATGCGCGGGGAACGGTATCGGGACGCGTTGACGGCCATCGCGTCGGTGGAGAGGGTCCGCGACCTACAGGCCGACCTGCTGGTGACCGGACACTTCGAGCCGATCAGGGGTGCCGAGCGCATCAACGCGGAGTTGACCCGGCTGCGCGACGCGATTCGGTACGTCCACGATCAGACCGTCGTGGGCATGAACGCCGGCAAAGACGTCCGCACCTTGATGCGGGAGATCACCCTGCCCGCGGAGTGCGAAGTGGGCCAGGGCTACGGCAAGGTCGCGTGGGACGTGCGTGCCGTCTGGGAGAACTACTCGGGCTGGTTCCACCACGAGTCGACCACCGAGCTGTACCCGATCGGATTCGATTCCGTCGCCGCCGACGTGGTCGAGCTGGCCGGGGCTGACGCGCTGGTGGAGCGCGCCCGGGCGCACCTGGCCGCCGATCGTGCCCTGCAGGCCATCCACCTCGCCGAGCTTGTCCCGGCCGACCATCCGGGGGCTCGCGACGTGCTGCGCGAGGCGCATGAAAAGCTGCTCGCCGGCAGCACGAACTTCTGGGAAAGTGCCTGGCTCCGCGACCAGATTGCGAGGAACACATGA
- a CDS encoding GntR family transcriptional regulator has protein sequence MVGIDISGTVRERAARELRDRILTGALPAGSRVDLDAITEEFATSRTPVREALLELSFEGLVQVAPRSGVTVLGISPDDVLDSFTILGVLTGQAAAWAAARIEAPELETLRELAADVVARSGDDSIGEANWHFHQMIHRAAHSPRLLTQIKQAARVVPSNFLTLFPEHEKHSLDEHQELLDALGDKDAERARTIAERHVLDAGRSLADWLAQRRDG, from the coding sequence GTGGTAGGCATCGATATCTCCGGGACGGTTCGCGAGCGCGCCGCACGCGAGCTCCGCGACCGGATTCTGACCGGCGCCCTGCCCGCCGGATCCCGCGTCGACCTGGATGCCATCACCGAGGAATTCGCGACCAGTCGCACCCCGGTGCGGGAGGCGCTGCTGGAGCTGTCCTTCGAAGGCCTGGTCCAAGTCGCCCCGCGCAGCGGCGTGACGGTGCTCGGCATCAGCCCGGACGACGTGCTGGACAGCTTCACCATTCTGGGTGTCCTGACCGGGCAGGCCGCCGCGTGGGCCGCCGCGCGGATCGAGGCGCCAGAACTCGAGACCCTGCGTGAACTCGCGGCCGACGTCGTCGCGCGCTCCGGCGACGACAGCATCGGCGAGGCCAACTGGCATTTCCACCAGATGATCCACCGCGCCGCGCACTCGCCGCGGCTGTTGACTCAGATCAAGCAGGCCGCCCGCGTGGTGCCGAGCAATTTCCTCACCTTGTTCCCCGAGCACGAGAAGCACTCACTCGATGAACACCAGGAATTGCTGGACGCCCTCGGTGACAAAGACGCCGAGCGAGCGCGCACCATCGCCGAACGACACGTGCTGGACGCCGGACGCTCGCTGGCCGACTGGCTGGCGCAGCGCCGCGACGGTTAG
- a CDS encoding sulfotransferase family protein, with translation MSSAVDHIDFDDLTAPQLTDVQRQILEFTEARPVDLDIDRMLTEAVEQTGLTAAAADLDDTDGFADRLRAHVVAIEADEGLRQLTRGSLRQRIVRLLRNRLSLTELIRRYPEIESIPIEKPFIVVGMPRSGTTHLVNLIASDPRRRALPYWESQDPIPALGQGPDIFGVDPRYARAKSEHDALMASAPVVAAMHDRFPEAIEEEVELLDLDLASYVLEWHARVPDWRDYYLGLDQNWHYAYMKKVLQALTFLRGPRTWVLKSPQHCEQLGPLMATFPDATVAFTHRDPVAVIQSAITMMAYSDRLRRNSIDPQWLLNYWSDRVHRLLSACVRDRELVPSERSIDINFHQLNGNEMPVLERLYRCGSVELPPSVQQRFQRYLDGNPRGKHGRIRYELQRHFGVSADELRGRFGFYFDKFDVRPE, from the coding sequence GTGAGTTCAGCGGTCGACCACATCGACTTCGATGACTTGACCGCGCCCCAGCTGACCGACGTGCAGCGCCAAATCCTGGAGTTCACCGAAGCCAGGCCGGTCGACCTCGACATCGATCGGATGCTTACGGAGGCCGTAGAGCAGACCGGCCTGACTGCCGCGGCCGCCGACCTCGACGACACTGACGGGTTCGCCGACCGCCTGCGCGCGCACGTGGTGGCGATCGAAGCCGACGAAGGCCTGCGCCAGCTCACCCGCGGCTCACTGCGCCAACGCATCGTGCGCCTGCTGCGCAACCGCCTGTCGCTGACCGAGCTCATCCGACGGTATCCGGAGATCGAGTCCATCCCGATCGAAAAGCCATTCATCGTCGTCGGGATGCCGCGGTCCGGCACCACGCATCTGGTCAATCTCATCGCCTCCGACCCACGCCGGCGCGCCCTGCCGTACTGGGAGAGCCAGGATCCCATCCCCGCGCTCGGGCAGGGTCCGGACATCTTCGGCGTCGATCCCCGCTACGCGCGTGCCAAGTCGGAACACGATGCGCTGATGGCGAGCGCCCCCGTGGTGGCCGCCATGCACGACCGGTTCCCGGAGGCGATCGAGGAGGAGGTGGAGCTCCTCGACCTCGATCTGGCCTCGTACGTGCTGGAATGGCATGCGCGCGTGCCTGACTGGCGTGACTACTACTTGGGTCTAGACCAGAACTGGCACTACGCCTACATGAAGAAGGTGTTGCAGGCGCTGACCTTCCTGCGCGGGCCGCGCACCTGGGTCCTCAAGAGTCCGCAACACTGCGAGCAACTCGGCCCGCTGATGGCGACCTTCCCCGATGCCACGGTGGCATTCACCCACCGCGACCCGGTCGCGGTGATCCAGTCGGCGATCACCATGATGGCGTATTCGGACCGGTTGCGCCGCAACAGCATCGACCCGCAGTGGCTGCTGAACTATTGGAGCGACCGCGTCCACCGACTGCTCAGCGCATGCGTCCGTGACCGTGAGCTGGTGCCGTCCGAACGCAGCATCGACATCAACTTCCACCAGCTCAACGGCAACGAAATGCCGGTGCTGGAACGCCTTTACCGGTGCGGGTCGGTCGAACTACCGCCCAGTGTGCAGCAACGTTTCCAGCGCTACCTGGACGGCAACCCACGGGGCAAACACGGTCGCATCCGCTACGAACTACAGCGGCACTTCGGCGTCTCCGCCGACGAACTGCGCGGCCGGTTCGGCTTTTACTTCGACAAGTTCGACGTCCGCCCGGAATGA
- a CDS encoding CAP domain-containing protein, which translates to MAKKVEIFAVFAICTAFITAPGALSGFVAHADDSGAALYNGINQLRPGCGPISEDPRLTEAAQWHADDMLRNGVSGHIGSDGSSPQARITAAGYRSRYSGEIVFWGTGSAATAKEALDMWMQSPPHRDIILNCAYNAGGFATAWDGNKMTAVGDFAAS; encoded by the coding sequence ATGGCCAAGAAAGTCGAGATCTTCGCCGTCTTCGCGATCTGTACTGCCTTCATCACGGCTCCCGGCGCACTGTCCGGTTTCGTCGCGCACGCAGACGATTCGGGGGCCGCGCTGTATAACGGCATCAATCAGCTTCGCCCGGGATGCGGGCCGATCAGCGAGGACCCGCGCCTGACCGAAGCCGCCCAGTGGCACGCCGACGACATGCTGCGCAACGGGGTCAGCGGACACATCGGGTCGGACGGCTCGTCGCCGCAGGCGCGCATCACCGCCGCGGGCTATAGGAGCAGGTATTCGGGCGAGATCGTCTTCTGGGGCACCGGATCCGCTGCGACCGCCAAGGAAGCCCTCGACATGTGGATGCAGAGTCCGCCACACCGGGACATCATTTTGAATTGTGCATACAACGCGGGTGGCTTCGCCACCGCCTGGGATGGCAACAAGATGACCGCCGTCGGGGATTTCGCGGCGTCGTAA
- a CDS encoding DUF2237 family protein — protein MPDRNVLGGALEPCGTDPLTGFYRDGCCSTGPQDLGRHTICAVMTAEFLEHQRSIGNDLLTPVPEYRFPGLLPGDRWCVTALNWLRAHHDGCAAPVVLAATHESTLEVVPLEALQEHKVDVPDDLANL, from the coding sequence GTGCCTGATCGAAATGTGTTAGGCGGTGCGCTGGAACCGTGCGGCACAGACCCACTGACCGGCTTCTACCGCGACGGCTGCTGCTCGACCGGTCCTCAGGACCTGGGGCGGCACACGATCTGCGCGGTGATGACCGCCGAATTCCTGGAACACCAGCGTTCCATCGGCAATGACCTGTTGACGCCGGTGCCCGAGTACCGGTTCCCCGGCCTGCTGCCGGGCGACCGGTGGTGCGTGACCGCGCTGAACTGGCTGCGCGCTCACCACGACGGATGCGCCGCGCCGGTGGTGTTGGCGGCCACGCACGAGAGCACCCTCGAAGTGGTGCCCCTGGAGGCGCTGCAAGAACATAAGGTCGACGTGCCCGACGATCTGGCCAACCTGTAG
- a CDS encoding glycoside hydrolase family 6 protein, translated as MNFSAAGAAVRWIVPFLTAAAVAGTGLVAGPVPLRPAPAMRLVADGDPLAGAPFYVNPTSAAMRAAQSADPPSPELTAIANTPQAYWIVPGGSAATVGKYVGDANGAGAIPILAIYGIPHRDCGSFAAGGMGSADDYRSWIDGIASGVGASRVAIVVEPDALAMADCLSGDARQERFDLIRYAVDTLTKDPNAAVYVDAGHLRWHSADDMAARLNQAGVGHARGFSINTANFFTTEDEIGYGEAISGLTNGSHYVIDTSRNGAGPAPDSDLNWCNPSGRALGTAPTASTAGAHADAYLWIKRPGESDGTCGKGDPPAGNFVNQYAIDLVHNAGH; from the coding sequence GTGAACTTCTCAGCTGCGGGTGCAGCAGTGCGGTGGATCGTCCCCTTCCTCACGGCTGCGGCCGTAGCCGGCACGGGTCTTGTCGCCGGCCCGGTACCGCTCCGTCCCGCCCCGGCGATGCGGCTGGTCGCCGACGGAGACCCGTTGGCGGGAGCACCGTTCTACGTCAACCCGACATCGGCGGCCATGCGCGCCGCGCAGAGCGCCGATCCGCCGAGCCCCGAGCTGACCGCCATCGCCAACACGCCGCAGGCCTACTGGATCGTCCCGGGCGGGTCGGCGGCAACGGTCGGCAAGTACGTCGGCGACGCGAACGGGGCCGGCGCCATCCCGATTCTGGCGATTTACGGCATCCCCCATCGAGACTGCGGCAGCTTCGCCGCGGGCGGCATGGGCTCGGCCGACGACTATCGCTCGTGGATCGACGGGATCGCGTCCGGCGTGGGCGCTTCGCGGGTCGCGATCGTCGTCGAGCCCGACGCGCTCGCCATGGCCGACTGCCTGTCGGGTGATGCGCGCCAGGAACGCTTCGACCTGATCCGCTACGCCGTCGACACCCTGACCAAGGATCCGAACGCGGCCGTATACGTCGACGCGGGCCACCTGCGTTGGCACAGCGCCGACGACATGGCCGCACGGCTCAACCAGGCCGGCGTCGGCCACGCCCGGGGCTTTTCCATCAACACCGCGAACTTCTTCACCACCGAGGACGAAATCGGTTACGGCGAGGCCATTTCGGGGCTCACCAACGGCTCGCACTACGTGATCGACACCTCGCGTAACGGTGCGGGACCGGCGCCCGACTCCGACCTCAACTGGTGCAACCCGAGCGGCCGGGCGCTGGGCACTGCGCCGACCGCCAGCACCGCGGGCGCACACGCGGACGCCTACCTATGGATCAAGCGCCCCGGCGAGTCCGACGGAACCTGCGGCAAAGGTGACCCGCCGGCGGGCAACTTCGTCAATCAGTACGCGATTGATCTGGTCCACAACGCCGGCCACTAG
- a CDS encoding LLM class flavin-dependent oxidoreductase → MLLTVLRFNFASPHGDPRTQGELLSAALELGQWGETHGITSISVDEHHATGHGWSCNPIMAAAMFLARTSTLIASVDCALGPLWNPVRLAEDIALVDNMSRGRLHTTVGLGYRAVEYDALGADFGRRGALMDSLLERMLDVWSGDDPENAICTGTWTRPHPPLYVGGGARATARRAARFRLPLSLADHLPDIAAYYRELCAEAGMPPFILMPGPINRGMVYLHEDPDRAWAQLGDHILWEAVTYGRWSTDQRSLMHLPGVQTLDQVRASGRYRFLTPDQLIAEVRDADNYGPLVMHPLVGGMPVDEAWKSVQLLTDKVLPALT, encoded by the coding sequence ATGCTCTTGACGGTGCTGCGCTTCAACTTCGCATCCCCGCACGGCGATCCACGCACACAGGGCGAGCTGCTGTCGGCGGCGCTCGAGCTGGGGCAGTGGGGGGAAACCCACGGAATCACCTCCATCAGCGTCGACGAGCATCACGCGACCGGGCACGGGTGGAGCTGCAACCCGATCATGGCCGCCGCGATGTTCTTGGCGCGGACCTCGACGCTGATAGCGAGCGTCGACTGCGCGCTGGGGCCGCTGTGGAACCCGGTGCGGCTCGCCGAAGACATCGCACTCGTCGACAACATGAGCCGCGGCCGTCTGCACACGACGGTGGGTCTGGGATACCGCGCGGTCGAATACGACGCACTGGGAGCCGATTTCGGTCGGCGCGGTGCGCTGATGGACAGCCTGCTCGAGCGGATGCTGGACGTCTGGTCCGGCGACGATCCGGAAAACGCAATCTGCACCGGCACCTGGACGCGACCGCATCCGCCGCTGTACGTCGGCGGGGGCGCGCGTGCCACGGCGCGCCGCGCGGCCCGGTTCCGGCTGCCGCTCAGCCTGGCCGACCACCTGCCGGACATCGCCGCCTACTACCGCGAGTTGTGTGCCGAGGCCGGCATGCCGCCGTTCATCCTGATGCCGGGCCCGATCAATCGCGGAATGGTCTACCTGCACGAGGACCCGGACCGGGCGTGGGCGCAGCTTGGTGACCACATCCTTTGGGAGGCAGTCACTTACGGCCGATGGTCAACCGACCAGCGGTCGCTCATGCACCTGCCGGGTGTCCAAACTCTGGACCAGGTCAGGGCATCGGGGCGATACCGCTTCCTTACCCCCGATCAGCTGATCGCGGAGGTGCGCGACGCGGACAATTACGGACCCCTCGTCATGCACCCCCTGGTCGGCGGCATGCCGGTCGACGAAGCGTGGAAGTCCGTCCAGTTGCTCACCGACAAGGTCCTGCCCGCCCTGACCTGA
- a CDS encoding LLM class flavin-dependent oxidoreductase, whose translation MRTDRMALVAFMQAGSTSVYAGSWRHPATEHRYLDASYYAKIGRQLEEGCFDLMFFDDRLAMPGVYGGSVDEAVRYGARPVKLDLSVILGVLAQATSKIGLGATYSTTYYQPFHVARTFASLDHLSGGRAAWNVVTSVNDSEAHNFGVDAHLGHDERYDRADEFMDVVTGLWDTWEDDAVLHDRVSGQYADHTKVHELGHVGRFFSARGPLTVPRTPQGRPVIIQAGSSGRGREFASRWAELIFTGDPGIDVARSHYADQKDRIADAGRDPAAVRICPMAYAVVGESEAHAKEREAMFLDDLVHPMASLTLLSELMNYDFAQHDLDDPVTDELLASVSGIRGLVQNLRTHIGGDTVTLRDLANHRATLLQGPRFVGTGRQVADQMADWFETGACDGFVLAATHLPGAFEDVVRMVVPELQRRGLFRTEYEASTLRGHLGLQRPSNARVAAGADA comes from the coding sequence ATGCGCACCGACAGAATGGCGCTCGTCGCCTTCATGCAGGCCGGCAGCACATCCGTCTACGCCGGCTCGTGGCGGCACCCGGCAACCGAGCACCGCTACCTGGATGCCTCCTACTACGCCAAGATCGGCCGCCAGCTCGAAGAGGGCTGCTTCGACCTGATGTTCTTCGACGATCGCCTGGCGATGCCGGGGGTCTACGGCGGTTCGGTGGACGAAGCGGTGCGCTACGGCGCCCGCCCGGTCAAGCTGGACCTCAGCGTGATCCTCGGGGTGCTCGCGCAGGCCACCTCGAAAATCGGGCTGGGCGCCACCTACTCGACGACCTACTACCAGCCGTTCCACGTCGCACGGACCTTCGCCTCGCTGGATCACCTTTCGGGCGGCCGCGCCGCCTGGAACGTGGTCACCTCGGTCAACGACAGCGAAGCGCACAACTTCGGCGTCGACGCCCACCTCGGCCACGACGAACGTTACGACCGCGCCGACGAATTCATGGATGTGGTGACCGGCCTGTGGGACACCTGGGAGGACGACGCCGTCCTGCACGACCGGGTGTCCGGGCAGTACGCGGACCACACCAAGGTGCACGAGCTGGGACACGTCGGCCGGTTCTTCTCCGCGCGCGGACCGTTGACGGTGCCGCGCACCCCCCAGGGCCGCCCGGTCATCATCCAGGCCGGCTCATCGGGCCGCGGCCGCGAATTCGCTTCGCGGTGGGCCGAATTGATCTTCACCGGCGACCCGGGCATCGACGTCGCGCGCAGCCACTACGCGGACCAGAAGGATCGGATCGCCGACGCAGGCCGCGATCCCGCCGCGGTTCGCATCTGTCCCATGGCATACGCTGTCGTCGGCGAGTCGGAAGCCCACGCCAAGGAGCGCGAAGCCATGTTCCTCGATGATCTGGTTCATCCCATGGCATCCCTGACGCTGTTGTCGGAGTTGATGAATTACGACTTCGCGCAACACGATCTCGACGACCCGGTGACCGACGAGCTGCTCGCCTCGGTCTCCGGCATCCGCGGGCTCGTGCAGAACCTACGCACCCATATCGGCGGGGACACGGTCACGCTGCGCGACCTCGCCAACCATCGTGCCACCCTGCTGCAGGGGCCGCGTTTCGTCGGCACCGGCCGGCAGGTCGCCGACCAGATGGCCGACTGGTTCGAAACCGGCGCCTGCGACGGATTCGTCTTGGCCGCAACGCATCTGCCCGGTGCGTTCGAAGACGTCGTGCGAATGGTGGTTCCTGAGCTGCAACGCCGTGGGTTGTTCCGCACCGAGTACGAGGCGTCGACGCTGCGCGGGCACCTTGGGCTGCAACGTCCTTCGAACGCACGAGTGGCCGCCGGTGCCGATGCTTGA
- a CDS encoding cellulase family glycosylhydrolase: protein MERRTALKLPLLLAAGAAVARVPRASAEEAGRWSPERANRWYQAQGWLVGANYIPANAINQLEMFQPDTFDPRRIDTELGWAQFYGHNTARVFLHDQLWAADQRGFQTRLGQFVDIAARHRIKPLFVFFDSCWDPQPRAGRQRAPRPGVHNSGWAQSPGAERLGDPRYVPVMRDYVTAVMTQFRNDERVLGWDLWNEPDNPARQYRNTERSDKEQLVANLLPQVFRWARAVDPSQPLTSGVWQGHWAQPQGRSAISDIQLANADVITFHSYAGPSGFENRINELIPLGRPILCTEYMARPQGSTVESILPVAKRHNVGAINWGLVAGKTQTYFPWDSWDHPYTSVPKVWFHDLIRPEGRPFQDIEALTVRKLAGSQT, encoded by the coding sequence GTGGAACGACGTACGGCCCTGAAACTCCCTCTGTTACTGGCGGCAGGCGCCGCAGTTGCCCGGGTGCCCCGGGCTTCCGCGGAGGAAGCAGGCCGGTGGTCACCCGAGCGCGCGAACCGTTGGTATCAAGCGCAGGGCTGGCTCGTCGGAGCAAACTACATTCCGGCGAACGCCATCAATCAGCTCGAGATGTTCCAACCCGACACCTTCGATCCGCGCCGCATCGATACCGAGCTCGGCTGGGCCCAGTTCTACGGCCACAACACCGCACGGGTGTTTCTGCACGATCAGCTGTGGGCGGCCGATCAGCGCGGCTTTCAAACGCGCCTAGGGCAATTCGTCGACATCGCGGCGCGCCACCGGATCAAGCCACTGTTCGTGTTCTTCGACTCCTGTTGGGATCCGCAGCCGCGGGCGGGACGCCAGCGCGCGCCGCGGCCCGGCGTGCACAACTCGGGCTGGGCGCAGAGCCCGGGCGCCGAACGCCTCGGCGACCCGCGCTACGTCCCGGTCATGCGCGACTACGTCACGGCGGTGATGACCCAATTCCGCAATGATGAACGGGTTTTGGGCTGGGACCTGTGGAACGAGCCCGACAACCCGGCGCGCCAATACCGCAACACCGAACGCAGCGACAAGGAGCAGCTGGTCGCCAACCTGCTCCCACAGGTCTTTCGGTGGGCCCGGGCGGTGGATCCCAGCCAGCCCCTGACAAGTGGTGTGTGGCAGGGACATTGGGCACAACCACAGGGCCGCAGCGCGATCAGCGACATACAGCTGGCCAACGCCGACGTGATCACCTTCCACTCCTACGCCGGGCCGTCAGGATTCGAGAACCGGATCAACGAGCTCATCCCGCTGGGCCGGCCAATCCTGTGCACGGAATACATGGCGCGCCCCCAGGGCAGCACCGTCGAATCGATCCTGCCGGTTGCCAAGCGCCACAACGTCGGCGCCATCAACTGGGGTTTGGTCGCCGGCAAGACCCAGACCTACTTCCCGTGGGACTCATGGGATCACCCCTACACCTCGGTGCCGAAGGTGTGGTTCCACGACCTGATCCGGCCCGAGGGACGGCCGTTCCAAGACATCGAAGCGCTGACGGTGCGAAAGCTGGCCGGTAGCCAGACGTAG
- a CDS encoding cutinase family protein, producing MTARHAPRLLAPAVAAASGCAASLFATAIPAATAGPCPDVQVVFARGTDDPPGLGPTGQAFVDSLRPRVGAQSFDVYPVDYPATHDWTNAGEAGVRDAGAHVVSMARDCPNTKMVLGGYSQGAAVMGFVTSPVVPNGIDPASVPKPLDPEVANHVSSVVLFALPNEKAMNFFGEPPVAIGPLYQAKTLQVCAAEDPICSDGMNFAAHDTYSTNAAVIDKGAAFAAGLLGSGGGARGSTQAGWS from the coding sequence ATGACCGCACGTCACGCCCCTCGTCTCCTTGCTCCTGCGGTAGCCGCGGCGTCGGGCTGCGCCGCTTCGCTGTTTGCAACCGCCATCCCCGCGGCCACCGCCGGTCCATGCCCGGACGTGCAGGTCGTGTTCGCCCGCGGCACCGACGATCCACCCGGCCTCGGCCCCACCGGGCAGGCGTTCGTCGACTCGCTGCGCCCACGCGTCGGCGCACAATCCTTCGACGTCTATCCGGTCGATTACCCCGCCACCCACGACTGGACGAACGCGGGCGAGGCCGGCGTCAGAGACGCGGGCGCACACGTCGTGTCGATGGCGCGCGACTGTCCCAACACCAAGATGGTGCTCGGCGGTTACTCCCAAGGCGCGGCCGTGATGGGCTTCGTCACCTCGCCCGTGGTGCCGAACGGGATCGATCCCGCGAGCGTGCCCAAACCGCTGGATCCGGAAGTCGCCAACCACGTCTCCTCTGTCGTGCTCTTCGCCCTGCCCAACGAAAAGGCGATGAACTTCTTCGGCGAGCCGCCGGTGGCCATCGGCCCGCTCTATCAGGCCAAGACCCTCCAGGTGTGCGCCGCCGAGGACCCGATCTGCTCCGACGGAATGAATTTCGCCGCGCATGACACGTATTCGACCAACGCCGCGGTGATCGACAAGGGCGCGGCTTTTGCCGCGGGCCTTCTCGGTTCGGGTGGTGGCGCGCGGGGCTCGACGCAAGCCGGATGGTCGTAG